One Peribacillus simplex NBRC 15720 = DSM 1321 genomic region harbors:
- a CDS encoding Rieske (2Fe-2S) protein produces MPSDKNNKIPFNEDNYTHNIERNNERKLDRRGFMKTLVGAAGVFAISSLPWGAVAAKELMGLGEKEYPHKKITDVSKIAIGDAVEFKFPGDHDDAILIRLSEKKYVAYQNACTHLRCPVFWVKEEGEMVCPCHHGKFDVETGAPTAGPPRRPLPEIQVKVENGGVYAVRVKRYEA; encoded by the coding sequence ATGCCGTCAGATAAAAATAATAAAATTCCCTTTAATGAAGATAATTACACCCACAATATTGAACGGAATAATGAAAGAAAGCTCGACAGACGTGGGTTCATGAAAACATTAGTGGGAGCTGCTGGTGTATTCGCAATTTCCTCCCTTCCTTGGGGAGCGGTAGCGGCTAAAGAATTGATGGGTCTTGGGGAAAAGGAGTATCCCCACAAAAAAATCACAGATGTAAGCAAAATTGCAATTGGTGACGCAGTAGAGTTTAAATTTCCAGGTGATCATGATGATGCTATTTTGATCAGATTGTCTGAAAAGAAATACGTAGCTTACCAAAATGCATGCACACATCTTCGTTGCCCGGTTTTCTGGGTGAAGGAAGAAGGAGAGATGGTTTGTCCTTGTCATCATGGAAAATTTGATGTTGAAACAGGTGCTCCAACTGCCGGTCCGCCAAGAAGGCCGCTGCCTGAGATTCAGGTGAAAGTTGAAAATGGCGGGGTATACGCAGTAAGGGTGAAGCGTTATGAGGCTTAA
- a CDS encoding 4Fe-4S dicluster domain-containing protein: MKKRLYLELENCIGCRSCLAACTQCGGHEERNRNYVYDVNPMVNRQTMPLMCLHCVNPACARSCPAQAIQIHETGAVLSALVEKCIGCQNCTIACPYGIPKFDTEQNLMYKCDLCIDRTKDSIPPMCASVCPSNTLQWLTDKEIEIKKKQFHLDNGKWVTSMPYLEGETNVKVNLPGILQGITKLF; the protein is encoded by the coding sequence ATGAAAAAGAGGCTGTACTTAGAACTTGAAAACTGTATAGGATGCCGTTCATGCCTTGCAGCATGTACACAATGCGGAGGGCATGAAGAACGGAATAGAAACTATGTTTATGATGTAAACCCTATGGTTAATCGGCAAACCATGCCTCTAATGTGCCTTCATTGTGTGAATCCGGCCTGTGCAAGAAGCTGTCCAGCCCAGGCAATCCAAATCCATGAAACAGGGGCCGTATTATCCGCTCTCGTTGAAAAATGTATTGGCTGCCAAAACTGTACGATTGCTTGTCCATACGGAATACCAAAATTTGACACTGAACAAAACTTAATGTACAAATGCGATTTATGTATCGACCGGACAAAAGACAGTATCCCGCCAATGTGTGCAAGTGTTTGCCCGTCTAATACACTCCAGTGGCTGACCGATAAAGAAATTGAAATTAAGAAAAAACAATTTCATCTAGATAATGGAAAATGGGTGACTAGCATGCCGTATCTTGAAGGTGAAACGAACGTTAAAGTAAATTTGCCTGGTATTTTACAGGGGATAACGAAGCTATTTTAG